One region of Termitidicoccus mucosus genomic DNA includes:
- a CDS encoding alpha-L-rhamnosidase C-terminal domain-containing protein produces MKKQPDSGKTPVPPVLKQAQWIWPDDQFWDMHHCFALFRKTFDLKAKPRDAILYITADQSYRLYINGEYITRGPARGFQSRWPYDAIDVSRHLKKGRNLIAIRAYNPGTGNFQYVFQGRAGLLAALDAGKTQIVTDATWLGRRQPGIRRDSAPGSMQLFAQEHIDLRAEPPDWFAVNHECDASWKAPSCSATWHDMPWADLEPRGIPQLAEKWWPAAAVIGAQTGMDSRDYMNIRDVACFRYEAGFAFLPATGSADRISVPALAENQFASYLIDFGKTVVGCPAISIPGCAGGEAIDTLHFETIGENLSPDYIPDKHCRMAFGGRVICRAGDNTHEFCHALGFRYMIVTVRNSPRPLTVNVVLRWQGYPLGKAGHFSCDDDALNKIWDACAWTQQCCSLDAYVDTPWREQAQWWGDARVQSWNTFHLCGDARLLRRGIAQIAGQATPEGVTYGHAPTIAHSCILPDFTLIWFLTLWDYYWQTGSAEPFETHLDAVERALGYFEKYSDKKTGLVGYDERFWLFLDWTELHREGFPSVYNLWLLIALERLALLAEKTRNKAKALALSKWAAKIRKSLSRLVTTDGQMRDGFTVAGKIVTNASLHSQVLGLIAAIPGLDEKTILEKRLLPYLWEDKCDKAVPSAYWVTYILSFLSERGHGQGVVGFIKRHWTRMAEHGTTWENFAPRRADESFSHAWSAHPLYHLMQTLGGVRQAAPAWKSITYAPVFHGTRCDTAIPTPRGLIKSKWRKTGNKIRVELDLPPGVTARVSLFGGKSQTVKGQWRALLPADRK; encoded by the coding sequence ATGAAAAAACAACCCGACTCAGGAAAAACTCCCGTTCCGCCTGTTTTGAAACAGGCGCAATGGATATGGCCCGATGACCAGTTCTGGGACATGCATCACTGTTTCGCGCTGTTCCGAAAAACCTTCGATCTCAAGGCAAAACCCCGCGATGCAATTCTTTATATAACAGCCGACCAATCCTACCGGCTTTACATAAACGGGGAATACATCACGCGCGGCCCGGCCCGCGGCTTCCAGTCGCGCTGGCCCTATGATGCGATTGATGTTTCTAGGCATCTGAAAAAAGGCCGCAATCTCATCGCCATCCGCGCCTACAACCCCGGCACGGGCAATTTCCAGTATGTATTTCAAGGTCGTGCCGGCTTGCTCGCCGCGCTGGACGCCGGCAAAACGCAAATCGTCACGGACGCCACCTGGCTCGGCCGCCGCCAGCCCGGCATCCGCCGCGACAGCGCTCCCGGCAGCATGCAACTGTTCGCGCAGGAGCACATCGACCTGCGTGCCGAGCCGCCGGACTGGTTCGCCGTGAACCACGAGTGCGATGCCTCATGGAAAGCTCCCTCGTGCAGTGCGACATGGCACGACATGCCTTGGGCGGATCTGGAGCCGCGGGGCATCCCGCAGCTTGCCGAAAAATGGTGGCCCGCCGCCGCCGTCATCGGCGCGCAAACAGGAATGGATTCGCGTGATTATATGAATATCCGCGACGTCGCGTGTTTTAGATATGAGGCCGGGTTCGCCTTTCTGCCCGCGACCGGTTCCGCCGACAGAATTTCCGTCCCCGCGCTGGCTGAAAACCAATTTGCCAGTTACTTGATTGATTTCGGGAAAACCGTTGTGGGCTGTCCCGCCATATCAATTCCGGGCTGTGCGGGCGGCGAAGCCATCGACACGCTTCACTTCGAGACCATCGGTGAAAATCTCTCGCCCGATTATATCCCTGACAAACACTGCCGCATGGCCTTTGGCGGGCGCGTCATCTGCCGCGCCGGCGACAACACGCACGAGTTTTGTCACGCGCTCGGTTTTCGCTATATGATTGTCACCGTGCGCAATTCCCCCCGTCCGCTCACGGTGAATGTCGTGTTGCGCTGGCAGGGGTATCCGCTCGGGAAAGCCGGGCATTTCTCCTGCGATGACGATGCGCTGAACAAAATCTGGGATGCCTGCGCGTGGACGCAGCAATGCTGCTCGCTCGACGCCTATGTGGACACCCCGTGGCGCGAGCAGGCCCAGTGGTGGGGCGACGCGCGCGTGCAGTCGTGGAACACGTTTCACCTTTGCGGCGACGCCCGCCTGCTGCGCCGCGGCATCGCGCAAATCGCCGGCCAGGCCACGCCCGAGGGTGTCACCTACGGGCACGCCCCCACCATCGCGCATAGCTGCATCCTGCCCGATTTCACGCTCATCTGGTTTCTCACCCTTTGGGATTATTACTGGCAGACCGGCTCGGCCGAGCCTTTTGAAACGCACCTCGATGCCGTGGAGCGCGCCCTCGGTTATTTTGAGAAATACAGCGACAAAAAAACCGGCCTTGTCGGTTACGACGAGCGTTTCTGGCTGTTTCTGGACTGGACGGAACTGCACAGGGAAGGATTCCCGAGTGTGTATAACCTGTGGCTTCTCATCGCGCTTGAGCGCCTCGCGCTCCTTGCCGAAAAAACCCGGAACAAGGCGAAAGCCCTGGCGCTCTCCAAATGGGCGGCCAAAATCAGAAAATCCCTCTCCCGCCTCGTCACGACCGACGGGCAGATGCGTGATGGCTTCACCGTCGCCGGCAAAATTGTCACGAATGCGAGCCTGCATTCCCAAGTGCTCGGCTTGATTGCAGCCATTCCCGGTCTCGATGAAAAAACGATCCTTGAAAAACGCCTGCTGCCATACCTATGGGAGGACAAGTGCGACAAGGCTGTTCCCTCCGCCTACTGGGTCACTTACATATTGTCATTTTTATCCGAACGCGGGCATGGACAGGGCGTGGTCGGTTTTATAAAACGTCACTGGACGCGCATGGCGGAGCACGGCACGACCTGGGAAAACTTCGCGCCACGCCGCGCCGACGAAAGTTTTTCCCATGCCTGGTCCGCGCACCCGCTTTATCACCTGATGCAAACCTTGGGAGGCGTCCGCCAAGCTGCCCCCGCATGGAAATCCATAACCTACGCCCCGGTTTTCCACGGAACGCGTTGCGACACGGCAATACCGACCCCGCGTGGTTTGATAAAAAGCAAGTGGCGCAAAACCGGAAATAAAATCCGAGTGGAGCTGGACTTGCCGCCGGGTGTGACCGCGCGCGTGTCGCTTTTCGGCGGCAAATCCCAAACCGTCAAGGGCCAGTGGCGCGCCCTTCTGCCCGCGGACCGGAAATAA
- a CDS encoding DUF1961 family protein, with translation MTHPIFSYNPGGGAFDPRLIQGASWRRIEHQGMSALHLAGVRDHFILPGHTVNETRGALTMWVLPLQDLAPATHYPAHAHSNPHFANFTLLSDRENTGDVDAAQFAMFYNTYWHPVFITKFHRGSFVDMAWRPRQAAFASSNYFEMRRLNWYHLCVTWDRSRGAVSVYANGVLIAIQDTTATQPHVTQPCAPMLYAGNPALAYAKINFYDKIPAPEEIRADFLSRPEVVNKDTQAFLEKTYEGAGLPAFAWKPAPGAGWRDALSLPMNRDEDMLAFFHQGGVTGTTVTPEGTRVVTPTLDEYYNGFHLVKPDPTRMYLWSRQTFEGDLYASFEFKLNSHGGLCLFMAQAAGMQGEDFMKDYFLRSDGSMSMVCWEDVRNYHWEFYREMLDTRNDLVSHGMIKNPWLKPVAFQVENRRWELNRWYKLEFLQEDMRIRGAIDGVTVIDYTDNGFDNNGPVLTHGHIAIRCMMRTDIVIRNLQVKDRPLVKILG, from the coding sequence ATGACACACCCCATTTTTTCCTACAATCCCGGCGGCGGCGCCTTTGACCCGCGCCTGATTCAGGGCGCCTCGTGGCGCCGAATCGAGCACCAGGGCATGAGCGCCCTGCACCTCGCGGGTGTCCGCGACCATTTCATCCTGCCCGGGCACACGGTCAACGAGACCCGCGGCGCGCTGACGATGTGGGTGCTGCCGTTGCAGGACCTCGCGCCCGCGACCCATTATCCCGCGCATGCGCACTCCAACCCGCATTTTGCAAATTTCACCCTCCTCAGCGACCGCGAGAACACCGGCGACGTGGACGCCGCGCAGTTTGCCATGTTTTATAATACCTACTGGCATCCCGTCTTTATCACAAAGTTTCACCGGGGATCGTTTGTCGACATGGCCTGGCGTCCCCGTCAGGCTGCCTTCGCATCGAGCAATTATTTCGAGATGCGTCGCCTCAACTGGTATCATTTGTGCGTGACTTGGGACCGGTCGCGCGGCGCCGTGTCGGTTTACGCCAACGGCGTGCTCATCGCCATCCAGGACACAACCGCGACGCAACCCCATGTGACGCAGCCGTGCGCGCCGATGCTTTATGCCGGCAATCCCGCGCTGGCCTATGCGAAAATCAATTTCTATGACAAAATCCCGGCACCGGAGGAGATCCGCGCCGATTTTTTGTCCCGCCCGGAAGTGGTCAACAAGGACACGCAGGCGTTCCTCGAAAAAACCTACGAGGGCGCGGGCCTGCCGGCGTTCGCATGGAAACCCGCCCCCGGCGCGGGCTGGCGCGACGCGCTTTCGCTGCCCATGAACCGCGACGAGGACATGCTCGCCTTCTTCCACCAAGGCGGTGTCACGGGCACGACGGTCACGCCCGAGGGCACCCGCGTCGTCACGCCGACACTCGATGAATATTACAATGGCTTCCATCTGGTGAAGCCCGATCCCACGCGCATGTATTTGTGGAGCCGGCAAACGTTCGAAGGCGATTTATACGCGAGCTTTGAATTCAAGTTGAATTCGCACGGCGGACTCTGCCTCTTCATGGCGCAGGCCGCGGGGATGCAGGGCGAGGATTTTATGAAAGACTATTTCCTGCGCTCCGACGGCTCGATGAGCATGGTATGCTGGGAGGACGTGCGCAATTACCACTGGGAGTTCTACCGGGAAATGCTTGATACCAGAAACGATCTCGTCTCGCACGGCATGATAAAAAACCCCTGGCTCAAGCCGGTGGCGTTCCAAGTGGAGAACCGCCGGTGGGAGTTGAACCGCTGGTATAAGCTGGAATTCTTGCAGGAGGACATGCGGATACGCGGGGCGATTGACGGCGTGACGGTGATCGATTACACGGACAACGGCTTCGACAACAACGGCCCGGTGCTGACCCACGGCCACATCGCCATCCGCTGCATGATGCGAACCGACATCGTGATTCGCAATTTGCAGGTAAAAGATCGTCCGCTAGTGAAGATTTTGGGATAA
- a CDS encoding TonB-dependent receptor plug domain-containing protein gives MSYSTHAGSRKTGPVSLAAKFLLVGFLLAPSISGMFAQSVPVQASASEEQDASRRIPVTTTPASVADENKEEEIVELSPFVVRDDGSRGYAAQESLSGTRLKTDLKDIGSSITEMTVDFLKDIGATSFLDAVSYAPGTTQYAEMNDREGNRSVQGIYYMIRGMRTTNVARDFFRTDLPLDMYNTERLSLARGANSVLYGISDPTGVTFTSLAKPNMQRDRISASGDWASYGTYRITLDANATGKIRLGRTEMPVAIRFIGFNEERPKVLKPDEQKQTRLYLTAAIQPWKGATFRANYEDITLDQTGGRMFAPYDGITAWRERGGTYVDYSGPYTVPRDAPPGHYPLLNNDTNQLEHMPGQVYAMGGGTFVVTNPGNQYAFNSYAMGRPVYAEAPDGADGRISLTDYSLYPADKVNWFGLNNSMANQRGHISTIVFEQMIGRDLALEVGYSNEKSGTDQVTPSSGSYYLFVDVNKFLPDGSPNPYVGVPYMDYARREQTGFTTSKDYRATLTYTLDFQKRKTRLGRMLGRHRFVALAERYIHTQSLDRPYEYNDTPIDGIASRVASTNIVTRRTYFGGPGAAPYLTDSSVGLENIPQIPSTVVGPGTNGRLTTVMLRGAETSVRNKNNIDSGLLAMQSFMFNEHLVFTGGLRWDSVDVWNAPAWRYSNGEYASAAEMVLPGTPHSASGRTGTLGLTYHINRWLSLSWNRAESYNPPGGNSLTVFKTFVPESNGKSEEIGIKFRLMGDRITGSLNYFQAQRLNEADQGLRGSNDQRINAIWDAIWNRDNPAGIPDASPMKLTGWYDTRDYRTQGYEFQVVANPTNSLRISANVTQLKTVQENLMPFTQAYLAQYKDYWMASENQGLEHTVGTDQTLYPVSYIVGTIERSVALNLCQEGMSALNLNEWAANFVGNYSVQRGPLKGFGFGVAQQWRNAPLLSYRYRTDEYGNPEYVPGTEPGNPTNAVAIRLYDLDRPIYGTDWWSTNIWFSYDRMIFNRKVRWLLRLSINNLFDKRTYVSESFNNSRGENQVSRYRFLTPRNFMLTSTFQY, from the coding sequence ATGAGCTACTCGACACACGCAGGCTCCCGTAAAACCGGCCCCGTCAGCCTGGCCGCCAAATTCCTGTTGGTTGGATTCCTCCTCGCGCCATCCATCTCCGGCATGTTCGCCCAATCCGTGCCAGTTCAGGCTTCGGCTTCCGAGGAGCAGGACGCTTCCCGCCGGATCCCTGTCACCACCACTCCGGCATCGGTGGCCGATGAAAACAAGGAGGAGGAGATCGTGGAGTTGTCTCCGTTCGTCGTCAGGGACGACGGCAGCCGGGGTTACGCCGCGCAGGAATCCCTTTCCGGCACACGCCTCAAGACCGACCTCAAGGACATCGGCTCGTCCATCACCGAGATGACAGTTGATTTTCTGAAGGACATCGGCGCCACCAGTTTTCTCGACGCCGTTTCCTACGCGCCCGGCACCACCCAGTATGCCGAGATGAACGACCGCGAGGGCAACCGCTCCGTGCAGGGCATTTATTATATGATTCGCGGAATGCGCACGACCAACGTCGCGCGGGATTTCTTCCGCACCGACCTTCCCCTGGACATGTATAACACCGAGCGGCTTTCCCTCGCGCGCGGCGCCAATTCCGTGCTTTACGGCATCTCCGATCCCACCGGCGTCACTTTCACCTCGCTGGCCAAGCCGAACATGCAGCGCGACCGGATTTCCGCCTCGGGCGACTGGGCGAGCTACGGCACCTACCGTATTACCCTGGACGCTAATGCCACCGGAAAAATTCGTCTTGGGCGCACGGAAATGCCCGTCGCCATCCGGTTCATCGGGTTTAATGAGGAACGTCCCAAGGTGCTAAAACCCGACGAACAAAAACAAACCCGCCTCTACCTGACGGCTGCAATCCAGCCTTGGAAGGGTGCCACCTTCCGTGCCAATTACGAGGATATCACGCTTGACCAAACCGGTGGTCGCATGTTCGCGCCCTATGACGGTATCACCGCGTGGAGGGAACGCGGCGGCACGTATGTTGACTACAGCGGCCCCTACACCGTGCCCCGCGATGCTCCCCCCGGGCACTATCCGCTCCTGAATAATGATACCAATCAATTGGAGCATATGCCCGGGCAAGTGTATGCGATGGGCGGGGGCACCTTTGTGGTGACGAACCCCGGCAATCAATATGCGTTCAATTCCTACGCCATGGGCAGGCCGGTTTACGCAGAGGCGCCGGACGGGGCCGATGGCAGGATAAGCCTCACCGACTATTCGCTTTACCCCGCCGACAAGGTGAATTGGTTCGGCCTGAACAATTCGATGGCCAACCAGCGGGGCCACATCTCCACCATCGTGTTTGAGCAGATGATTGGCAGGGACCTTGCCTTGGAAGTGGGGTATTCCAATGAAAAATCGGGAACTGACCAGGTCACGCCGTCAAGCGGCTCATATTATTTGTTTGTGGATGTGAATAAATTTCTGCCCGACGGCTCGCCCAACCCCTACGTCGGCGTCCCTTACATGGACTATGCCCGCAGGGAACAAACTGGCTTTACCACGAGCAAGGATTATCGCGCGACGCTTACCTACACGCTGGATTTTCAAAAGAGAAAAACACGCTTGGGCAGGATGCTGGGGCGGCACCGGTTTGTCGCCCTGGCGGAACGTTATATCCATACCCAGTCCCTTGACCGCCCATATGAATATAATGACACGCCGATTGACGGTATCGCGTCGCGCGTGGCCAGCACCAATATCGTAACCCGGCGCACCTATTTCGGAGGTCCCGGAGCCGCGCCTTACTTGACGGATTCCAGCGTGGGGCTCGAAAATATTCCACAAATCCCAAGCACGGTTGTGGGGCCGGGCACCAACGGACGCCTGACCACCGTGATGCTGCGCGGAGCCGAAACCTCCGTTCGCAACAAGAACAACATTGATTCCGGCCTGCTGGCGATGCAGAGCTTCATGTTCAATGAGCATCTCGTGTTCACCGGTGGATTGCGGTGGGACTCCGTGGACGTATGGAACGCCCCGGCGTGGAGATATAGCAATGGTGAGTATGCCTCGGCCGCTGAAATGGTTTTGCCTGGCACGCCGCACTCCGCAAGCGGTCGGACCGGCACCCTCGGGCTGACCTACCATATTAACCGCTGGCTTTCCCTGAGCTGGAACCGGGCCGAGAGCTACAACCCGCCGGGTGGCAACTCGCTCACCGTGTTCAAGACTTTCGTGCCCGAGAGCAATGGCAAAAGTGAGGAGATCGGAATCAAGTTCCGCCTTATGGGAGACCGCATCACGGGAAGCCTGAATTATTTCCAGGCCCAGCGCCTTAACGAGGCGGACCAAGGCCTGCGCGGCTCAAACGACCAGCGCATCAATGCCATTTGGGATGCCATCTGGAATCGGGACAATCCCGCCGGCATTCCCGATGCGTCGCCTATGAAGCTGACAGGCTGGTATGACACCCGGGATTACCGGACGCAGGGGTATGAATTTCAAGTTGTGGCCAATCCCACGAACTCCCTGCGCATCAGTGCCAACGTCACCCAGTTGAAAACGGTGCAGGAAAACTTGATGCCATTCACCCAGGCGTATCTTGCGCAATACAAGGACTACTGGATGGCATCCGAGAACCAGGGACTGGAACATACTGTGGGCACCGACCAAACCCTGTATCCAGTCAGTTATATTGTTGGCACCATTGAAAGAAGCGTCGCCTTGAATCTCTGCCAGGAGGGCATGTCGGCCCTAAACCTGAACGAATGGGCGGCGAATTTTGTGGGCAATTATTCCGTGCAACGGGGCCCGCTCAAGGGATTCGGCTTCGGCGTGGCACAGCAATGGCGCAACGCCCCGCTGCTGTCCTACCGGTATCGCACGGATGAGTATGGAAATCCCGAATACGTGCCGGGTACCGAGCCAGGCAATCCGACCAACGCCGTTGCCATTCGTCTCTACGATCTCGACCGTCCAATTTACGGCACCGACTGGTGGAGCACCAACATCTGGTTCAGTTACGATCGCATGATATTTAACCGGAAAGTGCGCTGGCTGTTGCGACTTTCCATCAACAATCTTTTCGACAAGCGCACCTACGTGAGCGAGAGCTTTAATAATTCTCGTGGCGAGAATCAGGTCTCACGCTATCGTTTCCTGACCCCGCGCAATTTCATGCTGACCTCCACGTTTCAATATTAA
- a CDS encoding glycoside hydrolase family 88/105 protein: MDGNPPQPPLCRAFYRDGIVRGRDYRYSVDFDKLFPHAKIGELVYTWGKIWSQSGGALPFDVNCLSPVVIYCNGRQIFRSDIHQERDFDKRARVSLALEAGWNHVVLRFRKTACAFGGIFGTWLGKLPYYFLLPDPARDGQEGWLYTEPRAEPLARLPSREDTPESTGMRWLPEARWDAKQRAQGRLARMFGNKRGSAAIGWTRARFAGAGGNSQYIVKGRARHAGLAIRIGGENVLTLAKPGAFETKVVVPDGTHDIVVHAQNAGANWDCELSILKGRVPLEFINPVGVAGTDERWLWLGPLRAGAIVDYKEITNLKEIHAGLDGEKIYWRLDLPGTWVRLYAEAELYGRWNYPLGVTLYGLMQSGRQLGLPEICQYATGHMQNCCDLFDYAMWDRSEYGGPTNVLNLLTSIDSLDDCGSAGSAMLEIARDGVLKNYRAIADFAANHICKRQARLPDGAFFRKEQMHVFDNNTMWADDLYMSVPFLCRYSRLTDKKHLDDAAGQFLKFKKRLYIPELRLMSHVFDFNRGAATRIPWGRGNGWVLFSLAELLMVLPEKHRLRPGLLEFFRALSDGALARQDGAGMWHQVLTDHESYPETSCTAMFTYAFSCGARHGWYGDPGKYSSAARKGWRGITKVGVDRDGNVHGVCVGSGFSFQAEYYKNDLPWRTNDTHGIGIVLLAGVEIMRLEGFLKTNH, encoded by the coding sequence ATGGACGGCAATCCCCCGCAGCCGCCGCTGTGCCGCGCGTTTTACCGCGACGGCATCGTGCGCGGGCGGGATTACCGTTACTCGGTGGATTTCGACAAGCTCTTCCCTCACGCCAAGATTGGCGAGCTTGTTTATACATGGGGAAAAATCTGGAGCCAAAGCGGCGGCGCGCTTCCCTTCGATGTCAACTGCCTGAGCCCCGTCGTCATTTACTGCAACGGGAGGCAGATATTTCGCTCGGACATCCACCAGGAGCGCGATTTCGACAAGCGCGCGCGTGTCAGCCTCGCCTTGGAGGCGGGGTGGAATCATGTTGTCCTTCGGTTCCGCAAGACCGCCTGCGCCTTTGGCGGGATTTTCGGCACATGGCTCGGCAAGCTGCCCTATTATTTTTTGCTGCCCGACCCGGCGAGAGACGGGCAGGAGGGCTGGCTCTACACAGAGCCGCGAGCGGAGCCGCTCGCGAGGCTGCCCTCGCGGGAAGACACGCCGGAATCCACCGGCATGCGCTGGCTGCCGGAGGCGCGCTGGGATGCGAAGCAGCGCGCGCAGGGTCGGCTTGCGCGCATGTTTGGAAACAAGCGCGGCAGCGCGGCCATCGGCTGGACGCGCGCGCGGTTCGCGGGCGCGGGCGGAAACTCCCAGTATATAGTAAAAGGTCGCGCGCGCCATGCCGGGCTCGCCATTCGCATCGGCGGGGAAAACGTTCTCACGTTGGCAAAGCCGGGGGCGTTTGAGACAAAAGTGGTCGTCCCCGACGGCACGCACGACATAGTTGTCCATGCCCAAAACGCCGGGGCAAACTGGGATTGCGAGCTTTCCATATTAAAGGGCCGAGTGCCACTTGAGTTTATAAATCCGGTCGGTGTGGCCGGCACCGACGAGCGCTGGCTGTGGCTTGGACCGCTCCGGGCGGGCGCCATCGTTGATTATAAAGAAATAACAAACCTCAAGGAAATCCACGCCGGATTGGATGGAGAAAAAATTTATTGGCGCCTTGATCTGCCCGGCACATGGGTGCGCCTTTATGCGGAGGCGGAGCTCTACGGCAGGTGGAATTATCCGCTCGGTGTCACGCTTTACGGACTCATGCAATCCGGCAGGCAACTCGGTCTGCCGGAGATTTGCCAGTATGCGACAGGCCATATGCAGAATTGCTGCGACCTGTTCGACTACGCCATGTGGGACCGGTCCGAATATGGCGGGCCGACCAATGTGCTGAATTTGCTGACCTCGATTGATTCGCTTGACGACTGCGGCTCGGCAGGCTCGGCCATGCTGGAAATAGCCAGGGACGGCGTGCTGAAAAACTACAGGGCAATCGCCGATTTCGCGGCCAATCACATCTGCAAGCGCCAGGCGCGCCTGCCCGACGGGGCGTTTTTCCGCAAGGAGCAGATGCATGTTTTCGACAATAACACAATGTGGGCGGACGATTTATACATGAGCGTGCCGTTCCTTTGCCGTTATTCCAGACTCACGGATAAAAAGCACCTGGATGACGCCGCGGGGCAGTTTTTGAAATTCAAGAAGCGCCTTTATATCCCGGAGTTGCGGCTCATGTCGCATGTCTTCGACTTCAACCGGGGCGCGGCAACGCGGATCCCTTGGGGGCGCGGCAACGGCTGGGTGCTTTTTTCACTCGCGGAATTGCTGATGGTGCTGCCGGAAAAGCACCGCCTGCGCCCGGGGTTGCTGGAGTTTTTCCGCGCGTTGAGCGACGGCGCGCTGGCGCGCCAGGACGGCGCGGGCATGTGGCACCAGGTGCTGACGGACCACGAATCCTATCCCGAGACTTCCTGCACGGCGATGTTCACCTATGCCTTTTCGTGCGGCGCGCGGCACGGCTGGTATGGGGATCCCGGAAAGTATTCGAGCGCCGCGCGCAAAGGCTGGCGCGGCATCACAAAGGTGGGTGTTGACCGCGACGGCAACGTCCATGGCGTCTGTGTCGGGTCGGGTTTTTCTTTCCAGGCCGAATACTATAAAAACGACCTCCCGTGGCGCACGAACGACACCCACGGCATAGGCATCGTGCTGCTCGCGGGAGTCGAAATCATGCGGCTGGAGGGTTTTCTAAAAACGAACCATTGA
- a CDS encoding tRNA-uridine aminocarboxypropyltransferase yields the protein MSREMCYRCFWPKALCWCPSIEPMETRTRFALLMHPKEFKEEKAGTGRLTHLCLANSEIHMGIGFDDHAAVQALIHDPRFFPVLLYPGASAINLSAPAPALTSDVLAGRRLLVFLLDATWSCARKMLRLSPSLQRLPRIMFTPTAPSRFVIKQQPQAGCLSTLEATHELLLTLERAGLDAYPQPEQLLGLFRRMQDYQIRCASDPALGGYRRRAYSAVATRQPSRRRQFLKTPGVAPS from the coding sequence ATGTCACGCGAGATGTGCTACCGCTGCTTCTGGCCGAAGGCGCTCTGCTGGTGCCCGTCGATCGAACCGATGGAAACCCGCACGCGTTTCGCGCTGCTCATGCACCCGAAGGAATTCAAGGAGGAGAAAGCCGGCACGGGACGGCTCACGCACCTCTGCCTCGCGAACAGCGAAATCCACATGGGCATCGGCTTCGATGACCACGCGGCCGTGCAGGCGCTCATCCATGACCCGCGGTTTTTCCCGGTGCTGCTTTATCCGGGAGCGTCCGCCATCAACCTGTCCGCGCCTGCGCCCGCGCTCACTTCCGATGTGCTCGCGGGCCGGAGGCTGCTCGTGTTTTTGCTCGATGCCACCTGGTCGTGCGCGCGCAAGATGCTCCGCCTCTCGCCCTCGCTGCAACGCCTGCCGCGCATCATGTTCACGCCGACCGCGCCGAGCCGTTTCGTGATCAAGCAACAGCCGCAGGCCGGCTGCCTTTCCACGCTCGAGGCGACCCATGAGCTGCTGCTGACGCTGGAACGCGCCGGACTCGATGCGTATCCGCAGCCGGAGCAACTGCTCGGATTGTTCCGGCGCATGCAGGATTACCAGATCCGTTGCGCCAGCGACCCGGCGCTCGGGGGTTATCGCCGCCGCGCCTACAGCGCGGTCGCCACGCGCCAGCCGTCGCGACGGCGGCAGTTCCTGAAAACGCCGGGGGTCGCGCCTTCGTAG
- a CDS encoding 6-pyruvoyl trahydropterin synthase family protein: protein MPYRISKIFEIENGHILSKHPDNCRFPHGHSRMVEIVLAADSLDSNDMVCDFKAIKESLGAFLESWDHALCLNTADPNFGFYQKTYGSRIIPFEKTDPTSERMAKAIFDEVRARLAEASAAKGARYPVASGVRVERVRVTETSSTWAEYSE from the coding sequence ATGCCGTATCGCATCAGCAAAATCTTCGAGATCGAAAACGGTCACATCCTTTCCAAGCATCCCGACAACTGCCGCTTCCCGCACGGGCACAGCCGCATGGTCGAGATCGTGCTCGCCGCCGACTCGCTCGATTCCAACGACATGGTATGCGATTTCAAGGCCATCAAGGAATCGCTCGGCGCGTTTCTCGAATCATGGGACCATGCGCTCTGCCTCAACACCGCCGATCCGAATTTCGGGTTTTATCAGAAAACCTACGGCTCGCGCATCATTCCCTTCGAGAAGACCGATCCGACGAGCGAGCGGATGGCGAAGGCCATCTTCGACGAGGTGCGCGCGCGCCTGGCGGAGGCGTCGGCGGCGAAAGGTGCGCGTTATCCCGTGGCCTCCGGCGTGCGCGTGGAGCGCGTGCGCGTCACCGAAACCAGTTCGACTTGGGCCGAGTATTCGGAGTGA